The DNA sequence AGTTGGATGGAAGATAAAAAATATGATATTTCGAAAGAAATTTCTAGGATTAATCAGATTAAATCAGAATATGATATATTACAAGAAGACAATATTATAGAACCTATATATTTTAAAAATCATAATATTTTTGCATTTACAAAAGAAAGTTTAGATAAGTCAGAAAAAATATTGGTAATGATAAATAATGATGGAGAACATATTAATACAATCTATTATAATGGGTTATATAATTTAATGGGTGGAGAAAAAGTAATAGATATTTCTCACGGACATAGAATGGAGAATATTCCAGATAATTTTGAATATAATCTTTCTCCAGGAGAAGTAAAATTATTTTATATAAAAAAATAGTTGCCGATAATTATAAAGAGGTGGAAAAATGTCAAAAAATATATTAATAGTTGATGATGAAGTTGATGTTGTAGAGGTAATTGAAATGTTATTAAAGAATCAAGGATATAATGTTATAACTGCACATAATGGAATTGAGGCATTAGAAAGAATAGAAAAAAAAATTCCAGATTTAGTTATATTAGATATAATGATGCCGCAAATGGATGGGCTAGAAGCGTGTAAAAAAATGAGAGAAAATGAGAAAATGGAGAATGTTCCTATTGTTATGTTTTCTGCAAAATTATCAGCAGTTGATAAAAAAGAAGCATTTGAAGTGGGAGCAGATGGTTTTATTACAAAACCGTTTAATGCAAGAGGATTTATTGCAGGAATAAGAACCTATTTAGAATTAGGTCATATGTGAAAAGGAGTTGAATAATGGATTTTAATGAGTTGAAATATGAGGACGTTGTAAATTATAAATTAAAAGAGTTACAAAAATTAGGAAAAGAGTTAGGTATAGAAAAAGCATATAAATTAAATAAAGAAGATGCAATGCTAAAAGTAATTGAAGCTCTAGGAGAAAAAAAAGGAGAGCTTGTTGGTCATGGAGTTTTAGATGTATTACCAGATGGATATGGATTTTTAAGAAACAGCAGTCTTGGAAATGATATTTATGTATCTGCCTCTCAAGTGAAAAAGTTTTCTCTTAGATTAGGAGATATTGTAGCTGGAGAATGTAGAAAGCCAGTAAGTGATGAAAGTAATTTTGCAATATTAAAAATATTTACTATAAATGGGATTGATTTAGAAAAAGCTAAAAATAGACCTAAATTTGAAGATTTGATTCCATCTTATCCAGATAAATTATTAAAATTAACATCATCTAAAGATAAAGAAAATATACCTGGTAGAATAATAGAATTAATCTCTCCAATTGGATTAGGACAAAGAGGGATAATAGTGGCACCGCCAAAAGCAGGAAAAACAGTATTAATAAGTAGTTTGGCAAATGGTATTATTGAAAATAATCCTAATGTAGAAGTTTGGATATTGTTGATAGATGAAAGGCCAGAAGAGGTAACTGATATAAAAGAAAATGTGCAGGGAGCAGAAGTTTTTGCTTCAACATTTGATGAAGAGCCTAGAAATCACGTTAAAGTTACAGAAGCTATATTAGAAAAAGCAAAACGTCTTGTGGAAGATGGTAAAGATGTAGTAATATTAATGGATAGTTTAACTCGTCTTGCTAGAGCATATAACATAATTATACCATCAAGTGGGAAACTTATATCTGGAGGTATTGATCCAGGAGCTTTATATTTTCCAAAGAATTTTTTTGGTGCAGCAAGAAATATAAAAAATGGTGGAAGTTTAACAATATTAGCGACAGCTTTAATTGATACTGGAAGTAAAATGGATGATGTAATTTATGAAGAGTTTAAGGGTACTGGTAATATGGAAGTACATTTAGATAGAAATTTATCAGAACTTAGAATATTTCCAGCAATTGACATTAAACGTTCTGGAACTAGAAAGGAAGAACTGTTATTAAGTGAAGCTGAATTAATGGTAATATGGAGAATGAGAAGATTTTTAAGCAAATATTCATCAGCGGAAGCTACAAAACGATTAATAGATTTATTGAAAAAAACAGATAATAATGCTTCAGTTTTAAATCATTTTTTGAAGGGCGGAGATTTTAATGGCGACCAATCTAAGTAAACGGAAAATTATTAAAATATTTGTTTATATAATGTTATTTTTTTCAACTGTGTTTATACTAACAATAGTTAAAGGGAATTATCAAGAGAGTGGGAATGGAACAGATGCAATAACAAAAGGAGATATTTCTAAGATAAATAGTGAAAATGCAGGAATACAAATAATAGATTATCAATATTATACTTTTGAAAAAGATTATTCTGATGTAGTGAATAATTTAGAAACAGATAAAAAAGAAAATGAAAATAAGAAGCTTAAAGAGATATATTACACTGTAAAGCGTGGGGATACTTTGCATGGAATATCTCAAGCAGTTGGTCAAGACATGAATATAATTGTAGCAAATAATCCAAAAGTTAAAAATGGAAAAATTTATGCTGGGCAAAAGTTGAAGATATTAAATAAAGATGGAATATATTATACAGTAAAATCAAGAGATACTTTAGGAAAAATTTCAAATAAATATAAAGTTAAATTAGCAAGTATATTAGAGGCAAATAATTTAAACGATACTCAAATAAAAAAAGGTGAAAAAATATTTATACCTAATCCAAATTTAGATTTTGTTATAAAAGCTAATAGAACTAGATATGCTAAAAAAACATTTAGTAATAGAACAAAATTTGGTTGGCCAGTAAGGTATAGAGGAGTAACGAGCCCATTTGGGAATAGATATCACCCTGTATTAAAAAGATATATATTTCATACAGGTGTTGATTTGAGAGCTAGAACAGGAACAGCATTGTATTCTGCTTTGGATGGGAAAGTTACATATTCAGGTTGGATGTCAGGCTATGGGAGAATTGTTATAATTAAACATAGTAAAGGGTATTCTACAAGATATGCTCATTTAAGTAAGTCTTACGTGAAAGTTGGACAATATGTAAAAAAAGGGCAACAAATAGGAAAAACAGGAAAAACAGGTAGAGTTACAGGACCACATTTACATTTTGAAATTAGAAAGTATGGAAAACCATTAAATCCAATGCGATTTTTAAAAAGGTAGGGGAAACCCTACTTTTTATAATATTATACTGAGGTGAAATTTATGAAAAAATTAAAAAAAATTATTATTATATTTCTTTTTTTTAGTTCTGTAATTTATGCAGAAGATATTACAGTAGATGATTATTTAAATTTAGGAGATGCATATTATAAAGAAAATAATTTAAAAGAAGCTAAAGATTTATATGATAGAGCTTTAGAAATAGATAGCAGTAATATTACAGTTGTAATGAAGATTTTAAAAATTTATGAAACTAATAAAAAGTATGATGATGAATTAAAGTTTTTAGAGAATTTTTTAAGTAATAATGTAGATAAAAATAATTCAGAAATATATTTTAAGATAGCTGATATTTACAATAATTATAAAAAAAATAAAAAAAAAGCATATGAATATTATGAAAAATTTTTAAATAGTAGTGGTTCTAATAATTCAGAAAGAATTTTTTATATTGGAGATGTATATTTCAAAGATTTTTTATATGAAAAAGCCATGAATACATTTTTATTGGATAAAACTGGTAATTATAAAAATGAATTTGGAGCAGCAATAACATTGAGATTTTTAGGATATTATAAAAAATCGATATTATATTATAAAAAAGTTATAAAACAAAAGCCAAATTTTTTAGAGGCATATTTAGGGATTGGAATAAGTTATCAATTAAATAGTGATTTTGATAATGCTATTAAATATTTTTTGAAATATATAAGTGAAAAAAAAGATGAACAAGTATATATAGAATTAGTAAAATTATATATGATAAAGAAAAATGATAAGAAGGCAAAAACAATTGGACAAGAAGGGTTAAATTTTTTTCCTAATTCGAAAGAATTACGAGATTTAATGTTGACAATTTATTCTAATTAAAAGGAGATATATATGATAGTAGAATATAGGAATATAAATTTGAGTTTTAAAGAAATAGAAATTTTCAAAAATTTTAATTTAAAAATAGAAAATGGGGAGAAAATTTTATTAAAAGGAAAATCTGGTTCTGGAAAAACATCTTTAGGAAATTTTTTACTTGGATTTACTCAGCCGAATAGTGGAGAAATCTATTTTCAAAATGAATTGTTAAATGAAAAAACAATTTGGAAAATTAGACAAAAAATAGCTTATGTCAGTCAAGATGTAGATTTAGATGAGAAAAAAGTGATGAAAATAATAGCAGAAACTTTTGAATTTTCTGGAAATAAAGATAAAAAATTAAATAAAAAGATGTTAAAAAATTTATTAAAAAAATTTCGTTTAGAAGATATAATATTAGAAAAAAATGTGTCAAAATTATCAGGAGGAGAAAGACAAAGAGTAGGTATAATTTTATCAATATTATTAGATAGAGATATATTTGTTTTAGATGAAGCAACTGCGTCTCTTGATAAAGAGTTAAAAGCTATTGTAGCAAACTATTTTTCAGAGATAAATAAAACAGTAATCTCAATTTCCCATGATAAAGAGTGGGAAGATACAAATAAATATAAAGTCATAAATATAGGAGATGATAAAGATGGCCAATGATATATCAATTCTTTCATTATTTTTAGCTGCGTTAATGTTCCTTATACCTATTGGATTTAGCTTTTATTTTAAGCTATTTATGACAAAAGATATTATTATTTCTGGAATAAGAATGTTTGTTCAACTGTTTTTAGTTGGTGTTTTTTTGAAATATATATTTCAATTAGATAATTTTATGTTAAATATTTTATGGCTATTTTTAATGCTAATAGTGGCTGCATTTTCAATATTAAGTAATATAGAATTTAATAAAAAATTATTTTTACCACCAATTATAGCTTCTCTGTTTTTAGTGGTAGCATTTGTAGGAATATATTTCAATTATTTTATTATAGGATTAAAAGATATTTTTCAAGCAAAGTATTTTATACCAATAGGTGGAATGCTATTAGGAAATTCTTTAAAAGGAAATATAATAGGATTAGATAATTTTTATAAAAATATATCAAAGCAAGAAAAAAAATATTTTTATAAATTATCATTAGGTGCTACAAGATATGAGGCACTTTTACCATTTATTAGAAAAAGTATAAAGATATCATCTAAGCCAACACTTGCAACGATGGCAACTATTGGAATAGTATCTTTGCCAGGTATGATGACTGGTCAAATATTAAGTGGAGAAAGCCCTATGAATGCTATAAAATATCAAATAGCAATAACAATAGCGATATTAGTAACAAGAATGTTAGGAATAGTATTAACTTTATTATTTACAATACCAATAGCTTTTGATGAATATGGTGTATTGAAAAAAGATGTGTTTGGAAATTAATTATTTTTAACAATATGAGTTGATAAAATATTTAAATTTAAGTATAATCATTATACAATAATTATAAAAAATAACTGGAGGAGAAAATGGGATATTTAATAAGAGGAATAACAAAAAATAAAAATGCTAGATTTTTTTGCGTAGATTCAAAAAATATAGTAGAAGAAGCACAAAAAATACATAAATGTAGTGCCACAACAATAGCTGCTTTTGGAAGAGTATTGACAGCAGGAGTAATAATGGGAAGTGACTTAAAAGGAGAAAAAGATTTATTAACAATTAAAATAACTGGAGATGGAGCATTAAAACAAATAATTGTAACAGCAAATAGCAAAGGATATGTAAAAGGATATGTGTCTAATCCATATGCCGATTTACCATTAAATGAAAATGGGAAATTGGATGTTGGTGGGATAATAGGAAGAGGTAATTTACAAATAATAAAGGATATGGGGCTAAAGGAACCATATGTTGGGATTAGTAATCTCGTGAGTGGCGAGATTGGGGAAGATTTAGCAAATTATTTTTTCTATTCTGAGCAAGTTCCGTCAGTAGTTGGAGTAGGAGTTCTTGTAGATAAAGATTTATCAATTAAAAGAGCAGGTGGTTTTATAATTCAGCTTTTACCTGAAGCAGATGAAGAATTTATAAACAGATTAGAAGAAAAAATTAAAACTATAAAATCTGTGACAGAAATGTTAGAATCGAATATGTCTCCAGAAGATATTATAAATTCAATATTTGAAAATGTTGAGGATATAGAAATATTGGATAAAAAAGAGGTGAAATATAATTGTGACTGTGATAAAGATAGATTTTATAGAGGGCTTATAACTTTAGATAAAAACGAAATAAAAGAGATGTTAGAAACAGATAAAGAGATAAAAGCTAAATGCCATTTTTGTCACAAAGAGTATATTTTTACAGAAGAAGATTTTAAGGAGTTTTTAGAAAATTAGAAAAAGGAGACTAAGAAATGGAAGAAAAAAGTATTGTATTGATAGAATGTACCGATAAAAAAGGTCTAGTAAATAAAGTAACATCTGTAATATTTGGGCTTGGATTAAATATTGTTAGTAATAATCAATTTGTAGATGAAGAATCAAATCATTTTTTTATGAGAACTGAAATTGTAGGAAAAGTCTCAAAAGATATATTAGTTGATAAAATAAAAGAAAATTTACCAGATGATGCTATGATAAAAGTAATAGAATCAAAACCTAAAAGAATAGTTATAATGGGAACAAAAGAGCATCACTGTTTTTCTGATATAATAATTAGAAGTGAATACAAAGAGATAAATGCAGATATAGTAGGGGCGATAGGGAATTATGATGAATTAAGAGGATTGGCAGAAAAATTTGATATACCATATAGCTTTATTACTCATAATGAAAAAACAAAAGAGGAACACGAAGATGAAATAATAAAAAAAATTGAAGAATATAATCCTGATTATATAGTTTTGGCAAAGTATATGAGGATATTAACGCCTAAATTTGTAGAAAAATATGAACATAAAATAATAAATATACATCATTCATTCTTACCAGCATTTATTGGAGCGAATCCATATAGACAGGCATATAATAGAGGGGTAAAAATAATAGGAGCTACAGCACATTTTGTAACAAACGATCTTGATGACGGGCCTATTATAGCTCAAGAAGTTTTAAAGATAGATCATACTTATAGTGCAAAAGAGATGAGAAATGCAGGAAGAGATGCAGAAAGAGCAGCTTTTTCAAAAGCATTAAAATTAGTTTTTGAAGATAGAGTGTTTATAAATAAAAATAGAACCGTTATATTTGAATAGGTTGAGATAAATTTATGCTTTACTTTAAGTAGGTATTGTGATAAAATATGTATACAATTTAATAAAAAAATAAGTGAGATAGAGGTTGCAAAGCTCAATAGTAATAATATGGAGAAATGGGTATTTCTGCGAAGTATTATAAAAGGGAGAGTTGCCGAAATATAAAATCCATCCAAATTTTATATTGGGAGTATAGAAAATATCTATGCTACTGTCATCATAATGATGGAGGGCTATCTACGGACTTTAATAGTAAAAATAGAGTTGGTGGATATCATCAACTTTTTTTGTTTACTAGGAAAGTATAAATTTATTCAGAAAATAAACTACGCTGTTTTTTTGAAATATGCGATTTTTCAAAGCAAAATTTTTCAGAAACCAAAAATTTAGAAAAACATTTATATTTTACCAGATGAAGCGTAGCTTATTTTTTTGTTTAATAGAAAATTATATTTATAAAAGATAAATTAAAAAATAGGAGATGAAAGATATGGCAGTTTTACACGGGACTATGAAAGTAAAGGATAATGGGCACCTATTAATTGGAGGAGTAGATGTAGTTGAAGTAGCTAGAGAAAGCGAATTTCCAGTTTATGTTTTAGATGAAGAATTATTAAGAAAAAATATGAGAGAATATAGAAAAACATTTGAAAAATATTATCCAAATAGTATGGTGCATTATGCTTCAAAAGCGTTAATGACATTAGCTATGTGCAAAATAGTAGAAAGTGAAGGACTTGGAATTGATGTAGTGTCTGGTGGAGAGCTTTATACAGCAATAAAAGCAGGGTTTCCAATGGATAAAGTAGTAATGCATGGGAATAATAAATCAGTTAATGAGATAAAAATGGGAATTGAAAATGGAGTAAAAATAGTAATAGATAATTTTTATGAAATAGAATTAGTAGATAAAATTACAAAAGAATTAAATAAATCAGTAGATGTATTACTTAGAATAAAACCTGGAATTCATGCGGATACTCACCATTATGTGAGTACTGGTCATGAAGATTCAAAATTTGGATTTATAATAAAAGAAGATACAGCTAAAAAAGCTATAAAACAAGTTGTTGAAAAAGAATTGATAAATTTTAAAGGTATTCATATGCATATTGGATCTCAAATATTTAACGTTACAGGTTATGAAAAATCAATAGAAATAATGGCTGATTTTATAAAAGAGTTAAAAGAGGAAAATATAATAGTAAAAGAATTTGACTTAGGAGGAGGTCTTGGTGTAATATATACACAAGAAGATGATCCTATGTCAATAACTGATTTTGTAAAATTATTAATAGAATATGTAAAAAGAGAGTTTGAAAAAAGAGAATTGGAATTACCCAAATTAATGGTTGAACCAGGAAGATCAATAGTTGGAGAAGCAGGGACTACAGTTTATCAAGTAGGTTCTATTACAGAAGTTCCTGGGATTAGAAAATATATAGCTATAAATGGTGGAATGGGAGATAATATAAGACCTGCACTTTATGGATCAAAATATGATGCAGTTATTGCAAATAGAATGAATGGAAAAGAAGAGGAATTAGTAACTGTAGCTGGGAAATGTTGTGAAACAGGAGATATAATTTTAAAAGATATAAAATTAAATGAACCAAAATCTGGAGATGTATTAGCAGTGTTTACAACTGGAGCATATAATTATACAATGGCTAGTAATTATAATAGATTGCCAATACCAGGAGTAATGTTAGTAAATAATGGGCAAAAAGAATGGATAGTTAAGCCACAATCATATGAAGATATTTTGAGAAATGATATTATTCCTGAAAGACTAAAATGAACTAAAAATTAAAAGAATTATATAAATTTGAAAGAGATAAAATAAGAATAGGGAGCGTGTAAAAATGTTTAAAGGATCATATGTAGCATTAGTAACACCATTTAAAAAAGATGGTACGATTGATGAAAATAAGGTAAGAGAATTAGTTAATTATCATATAGAGAATGGAACTTCTGGAATTTCACCTTGTGGGACAACAGGAGAATCTCCAACTTTAACTTATGAAGAACATAAGAAAATGATAAAAATTGTAGTAGAAGAAGCAAAAGGAAGAATACATATATTAGCTGGAGCAGGGTCTAATTCTACAAGAGAGGCAATAGAATTTACAAAGTTTGCAAAAGAAGTTGGAGCTGATTCTGTTTTGAGTGTTTGTCCATATTATAATAAACCAACTCAAGAAGGAATTTATGCACATTATGAAGCTATTTCAAAAGAGGTAGACATTCCAATAGTTGTTTATAATGTACCAGGAAGAAGTGGAGTTAATATTTTACCTGAAACAATTGCGAAATTAGCAGAATTAAAAAATATAAAAGGTGTAAAAGAAGCTGGTGGAAGTGTAGATCAAGTATGTGAGATAATTGATTTATGTGGAGATAAAATAGATGTATTATCAGGCGATGATGCTTTAACTTTACCAATGTTAAGTGTAGGAGCAAAAGGTGTAGTATCAGTAACAGCAAATTTTATGGCAAAAGAAGTTAGTGATATGATAAAATATTTTGAAAATGGAGAGATAAAAAAAGCACAAGAATTGCATAAAAAATTATTTAGAGTACATAAGACTATGTTTATAGAGACAAATCCTGTGCCTGTAAAGGCTACAATGGAAATGTTAGGAAAAATATCAGGAGACGTAAGATTGCCACTTGTTAGATTAAAAGACAAAAACAAAGAAATTCTAACAAAAGTATTAAAAAATGTTGAAATAATATAACTGTCGTGATATAATATTGTTGAAAAAGCAATATTATAAGGAGGTAATAAAAATGACAGAAAGAAAAGAAGATCAATACTTATATGGTGAAATAGATGGAAAAGGATTTATAAAATTTGTAGGGAATGCTACTATGAAAAATAGTAAGACATTAGAAGATTTATTTGAAAAATTATTTAAATCAGATAAAAAAGAAATTGTACTAGATTTTGAAGAATGCAATTATATGGATAGCACAATGTTAGGGTTAATTGCTAAAACTGCTATTAAATTTAAAAAAAGTTGGGGATTAGCGATTTATGCTTTGAATACTCCAAATATAATATTAACAAGTTTAAAATCTACAGGTGTAAATAAACTTATGGAATTTATAGAGGATGAAAATTTAAAAGTTGTAGAAGTAAAAAAATTGGAAACAAAAGATTATGATAATAAAGAAGAAAAAACAAAACATATTTTAGAAGCGCATAAAACATTAATGGGATTAAGTGATGAAAATAAAGAAGTATTTAAAAATGTAGTCAATCTGTTAGAAGGAGAATTAAATAAATAAATAGAGGTGAAATAATGGATAATTATATACAAAATCTATTTGCAGAGAGAATAGGTGGCAAAAATTTTGGAAAAGATACTGTAATTTATAAATTTGAAAAAATAAAAAGAGCTAAAAGAGAAGCAATAAAAAAATATCCTAATATGGAATTAATAGATATGGGTGTTGGTGAACCAGATTGGATGGCAGAGCCAGAAGTAATTGAAACTTTATATAGTGAAGCCAAGAAGTGGGAGAATAGAGGATATACAGATAATGGAGTTGAAGAATTTAAAATAGCTGCATCTAATTATATGAAAAAAATATTTAGAGTAAAAGAATTAGATCCTGAAAAAGAAGTAAATCATGGTATTGGGAGTAAACCTATATTAGCATTGTTGCCATTAGCATTTATTAATCCTGGTGATATAACAATAATGACTGTTCCAGGTTATCCAGTATTAGGAACAACTACAAAATCAGTTGGTGGAGAAGTTGTAAATCTTCCTTTATTAGAAGAAAATAATTTTTTACCTGATTTAGATAGTTTAACAGAAGATCAAAAGAAAAGAGCAAAATTATTATATTTGAATTATCCTAATAATCCAACAGGAGCTATAGCAACAGAAGAATTTTATAAAAAAGTTATAAAATTTGCAAAAGAAAATGATATTATAGTTATATCGGATGAAGCATATGCAGCACTTGTTTTTGATGGTGAAAAACCATTATCATTTTTAAGTGTAGATGGTGCAAAAGAGGTTGGAGTAGCTATACAATCATTGTCGAAAGCTTATAATATGACTGGATGGAGAATGGCTTTTATTGCTGGGAATGAACTTGCAGTAAAGGGGTTTGCAACAGTTAAAGATAATAATGATTCTGGGCAATTTGCAGCAATTCAAAAAGCTGGAATATATTGCTTAAATCATCCTGAAATTACAGAAAAAACTGTTGAAAAATATTCAAGAAGACATGGCTTATTAGCTAAAGCGTTACAAGAAGTTGGATTTAAAACAAAGAAACCAAAAGGAACATTTTATTTATATTTAAAGTCTCCAAAGGGAACAAAAGCAGGGGTAAAATTTAATAATGCAGAAGAATTTTCGCAATATTTAATAAAAGAAAAGTTAATTTCTACTGTACCTTGGGATGATGCAGGAAACTATGTAAGATTTTCAGTTACTTTTGTAGCAAAAGATGAAAAAGATGAAGAAAGAGTAATAGAAGAGATTAAAAAAAGATTATCAACAGATGAATATATATTTTAAGAGAAGCACTCATTTTGAGTGCTTTTTTCTTTTTATTTATTGGGGAAGTATAAATTTATTCAGGAAATATTTAGAAGTATTATCTTTATCAAAATTAATTTTTTAATGGTATCATATATTTTTTTAGATTTAAAGTAAAATAAAACTAGTTTTTACCGATAATAAAGTAGCCCATAAAAATTCAAAAAGAGAGGAGAGATGATATTGAAGAAAATAATAATTCTATTATTATTTATTGTTATTCTTGTGAGTGGATGTATGAAAGAGAATTTTGTACAAGAACAAGCTCAAAAAAGTAAATTTAACATTGTGAAAAATGAAAATAATTATGTAGAATTTCATTTTGAGAATAGCGATAAAGTAATAAAAGAAAAGTATATTTTACTAAAAGATGATAAAATAATAAGAGAGGGGGAAAGTTGTAATAGTACATTGGTTTTAAATGATTTGGTGTCAGGAGAATATACTATAATTTTTGAAGAAGTTCAATCAAATGGAGAAATTTATAGAAAATCGCCGTACAAATTTAATGTTTCTGGAAATACAGAAGAGTTATTAGTAAATGACATTAGAGCAATAAAAAATAATAATAACATAGATTTATCTTTGAATTTAAAAAATGAGAATAATATGGAAGTTTATCTAAAAAATGCTAATTTCAAATTTTTTGATGTGAATGGAAATGAAATTACAAATAAATTTGAAGATAATACTATATTTTTTCCTGAATTAATAGAAAAAAACAGTGAAAAACAAGTTGATTTTAAATATTTAACAAATACAAATTTGAATGAAATATATGTAGAAGTAACTGTAAATGGATATACAGAAAATGAAAGAAAGCTAATATGTCTTGCAAATGAGAAAAGATTGACAAGGGTAATTACTAAAAATTCTATTAAAATTAATACAAATTTTAATAAATCAAAATATATATTAGGTGAAAATGGTATATTAAATTATAGTATAGATGGTTTGGAAAGTGGAGAATTAATAATAACTTATGGAGATAAAAAGGAGAAAATAGAATTTAATAAAGGTGTAGAATATGTATATAATTTTTTAGCATCTGAAGATATAAGTAATATAAAAATTGAAATTGAGGGATTAAATTTAGAAAAAACAGCTGAATTGTCAGTAATAAATCCAGAAGAGATAAGTTTAAGTTATAATTTGGATAAAGAAAAAATTTATGAATATGAAAATTTTAATTTTAAATTAAATATTCCTGATTATC is a window from the Haliovirga abyssi genome containing:
- a CDS encoding response regulator, with the translated sequence MSKNILIVDDEVDVVEVIEMLLKNQGYNVITAHNGIEALERIEKKIPDLVILDIMMPQMDGLEACKKMRENEKMENVPIVMFSAKLSAVDKKEAFEVGADGFITKPFNARGFIAGIRTYLELGHM
- a CDS encoding tetratricopeptide repeat protein yields the protein MKKLKKIIIIFLFFSSVIYAEDITVDDYLNLGDAYYKENNLKEAKDLYDRALEIDSSNITVVMKILKIYETNKKYDDELKFLENFLSNNVDKNNSEIYFKIADIYNNYKKNKKKAYEYYEKFLNSSGSNNSERIFYIGDVYFKDFLYEKAMNTFLLDKTGNYKNEFGAAITLRFLGYYKKSILYYKKVIKQKPNFLEAYLGIGISYQLNSDFDNAIKYFLKYISEKKDEQVYIELVKLYMIKKNDKKAKTIGQEGLNFFPNSKELRDLMLTIYSN
- the hslO gene encoding Hsp33 family molecular chaperone HslO, coding for MGYLIRGITKNKNARFFCVDSKNIVEEAQKIHKCSATTIAAFGRVLTAGVIMGSDLKGEKDLLTIKITGDGALKQIIVTANSKGYVKGYVSNPYADLPLNENGKLDVGGIIGRGNLQIIKDMGLKEPYVGISNLVSGEIGEDLANYFFYSEQVPSVVGVGVLVDKDLSIKRAGGFIIQLLPEADEEFINRLEEKIKTIKSVTEMLESNMSPEDIINSIFENVEDIEILDKKEVKYNCDCDKDRFYRGLITLDKNEIKEMLETDKEIKAKCHFCHKEYIFTEEDFKEFLEN
- a CDS encoding ABC transporter ATP-binding protein; the protein is MIVEYRNINLSFKEIEIFKNFNLKIENGEKILLKGKSGSGKTSLGNFLLGFTQPNSGEIYFQNELLNEKTIWKIRQKIAYVSQDVDLDEKKVMKIIAETFEFSGNKDKKLNKKMLKNLLKKFRLEDIILEKNVSKLSGGERQRVGIILSILLDRDIFVLDEATASLDKELKAIVANYFSEINKTVISISHDKEWEDTNKYKVINIGDDKDGQ
- the purU gene encoding formyltetrahydrofolate deformylase — translated: MEEKSIVLIECTDKKGLVNKVTSVIFGLGLNIVSNNQFVDEESNHFFMRTEIVGKVSKDILVDKIKENLPDDAMIKVIESKPKRIVIMGTKEHHCFSDIIIRSEYKEINADIVGAIGNYDELRGLAEKFDIPYSFITHNEKTKEEHEDEIIKKIEEYNPDYIVLAKYMRILTPKFVEKYEHKIINIHHSFLPAFIGANPYRQAYNRGVKIIGATAHFVTNDLDDGPIIAQEVLKIDHTYSAKEMRNAGRDAERAAFSKALKLVFEDRVFINKNRTVIFE
- a CDS encoding ABC transporter permease, giving the protein MANDISILSLFLAALMFLIPIGFSFYFKLFMTKDIIISGIRMFVQLFLVGVFLKYIFQLDNFMLNILWLFLMLIVAAFSILSNIEFNKKLFLPPIIASLFLVVAFVGIYFNYFIIGLKDIFQAKYFIPIGGMLLGNSLKGNIIGLDNFYKNISKQEKKYFYKLSLGATRYEALLPFIRKSIKISSKPTLATMATIGIVSLPGMMTGQILSGESPMNAIKYQIAITIAILVTRMLGIVLTLLFTIPIAFDEYGVLKKDVFGN
- the rho gene encoding transcription termination factor Rho translates to MDFNELKYEDVVNYKLKELQKLGKELGIEKAYKLNKEDAMLKVIEALGEKKGELVGHGVLDVLPDGYGFLRNSSLGNDIYVSASQVKKFSLRLGDIVAGECRKPVSDESNFAILKIFTINGIDLEKAKNRPKFEDLIPSYPDKLLKLTSSKDKENIPGRIIELISPIGLGQRGIIVAPPKAGKTVLISSLANGIIENNPNVEVWILLIDERPEEVTDIKENVQGAEVFASTFDEEPRNHVKVTEAILEKAKRLVEDGKDVVILMDSLTRLARAYNIIIPSSGKLISGGIDPGALYFPKNFFGAARNIKNGGSLTILATALIDTGSKMDDVIYEEFKGTGNMEVHLDRNLSELRIFPAIDIKRSGTRKEELLLSEAELMVIWRMRRFLSKYSSAEATKRLIDLLKKTDNNASVLNHFLKGGDFNGDQSK
- a CDS encoding peptidoglycan DD-metalloendopeptidase family protein; its protein translation is MATNLSKRKIIKIFVYIMLFFSTVFILTIVKGNYQESGNGTDAITKGDISKINSENAGIQIIDYQYYTFEKDYSDVVNNLETDKKENENKKLKEIYYTVKRGDTLHGISQAVGQDMNIIVANNPKVKNGKIYAGQKLKILNKDGIYYTVKSRDTLGKISNKYKVKLASILEANNLNDTQIKKGEKIFIPNPNLDFVIKANRTRYAKKTFSNRTKFGWPVRYRGVTSPFGNRYHPVLKRYIFHTGVDLRARTGTALYSALDGKVTYSGWMSGYGRIVIIKHSKGYSTRYAHLSKSYVKVGQYVKKGQQIGKTGKTGRVTGPHLHFEIRKYGKPLNPMRFLKR